The following are from one region of the Erwinia billingiae Eb661 genome:
- a CDS encoding Ig-like domain-containing protein, whose translation MSLENTNIAVVSKNTIVKAEVLRAAKTGSAVKIKAVEGAKYILAEGENGVAPENITVQRVGKDLHVMLEGTDANSPQLVIEDYFDKPGELVGKGEDGQWHQFISTDGDSQHDAALLVDGESSPLALGANTVSGLDGLVVAEGAIAPALLALGALAALAAAFGLGYLIAHHNNDHNGTSDTGAGGPIDDSGVVMPTVSTITDNTGLVTGPLTNGQSTDETLPVFTGTGTPGNTIELRDNGVVIGSGVVGPDGNWSVQPEAPLAEGPHEFDLVAKDAAGNESQPTTPVTIIVDLSPPEPATELLLNDNVGTETGAITANSITDDTTPTYSGKAEPGTLVFITDNGQTIGSAPVDAAGNWSFTPREPMSAGEHSFSTIVQDAAGNQSQPTPPLTFVIDPNGLSATIDYVIDDTNATPENLTSGSLTKDNTPTLFGHGTVRSVVYIYEEGNTTPIGSARVLGNGTWTFPTGVLPDGPHTFIAIPRDASGTPGNQSAEFDLNIDTTAPTRPGLNNDGIESVWDDVGLIQGPIANGGSTDDTTPTLKGSHLTPGDTVYVYDGANLIGTEIVNENGGWSHTPSPALNPGDHNFSIVVGDPAGNLSEHSDPWLVHIDTTPPSVPVITEVIDDVGAATGAITPGGTTDDAWPTVHGTADANTLVMIYDRLNNGSRVLLGSTTADALGNWEFTPEMQLSNGHHSLSVVGLDDVRNTSVESPLFDFDLVTGGIPSAPAITSAFDDIGAVTGTLQSGDSTDDTLPTLNGTAPANSLVTLFVDQKAVASFTAGADGHWSWTLGTALSKGPHNFTATATDANGKVSQPTAEFALNIDTTAPEAADNLHLSDNIGPVQGEIVDGSTTDDSTPTFSGSAEPGATVIIRDNGKVIGSETVQPDGSWSFTPKDPLADGHHEFSTIVQDPVGNQSGESAPIGFDVDTSNVFISIDYAIDDAGSITQNLSSGDATDDATPTLVGKAKANAIVTVYDGTTLLGSAQANAEGKWSFPSPTLTEGLHHITATATDAMGTSATSSQFDLNIDLTAPEVGSGIGDIWDNVGPVQGLVPSNGATDDTTPTLRGSGQEPGDTITVRDGGDVLGTTVVKDDGTWDFTPESPLADGTHDFTIIVTDPVGNVSAPSDPYIIDIDTDVPVKPVIVTVIDDQGSLTGPIAAGGITDDSRPTITGTASAGTVVSVYDNNQLIGTVTAGTDGSWSLTPEFPLPYGPHELHAVASDAVGNVSLPSDPFDFDLITGGIPSAPSIIGAVDDVGSVTGMLSSNGVTDDVRPELVGNAPANSQVTITVDGEVKGVVTADAQGQWHWTPDADLSEGPHKFSVVATDAAGNVSAPSGDFNLEIDLTAPDAAQAELTDDVGAVTGVIADGSITDDSTPTFTGTAEPGSTVIIRDGDQVIGSEKADANGDWSFTPKDPLAEGPHEFSTVVQDPAGNLSAPSDPIHFVVDTSAVVVSIDYAVDDAGSVTGNLATGAVTDDTTPTLFGKATPNGLVMISDNGVVIGSATADAFGDWHYLPDPVLAEGPHSFSASVTNGAGNTATTAPFKLDVDLTAPVIPGNDGIGDVRDDVGSITGSVPDGGVTDDSTPTLVGSGLQPGDTVTIRDGGQPIGTAIVGEDGSWHHTPNPPLDEGTHDFDIIVTDPAGNESAPSDPWTIIVDVTPPAVPVISTIIDDQGDLTGDVARGGVTDDTQPEIHGTADANTLVNVYDNGVLIGSAQADANGDWLMTPLVPLTGTDHALTAKAVDAAGNISQPSDKYDFSLAEGGDVIAQPPVITGGFDDVAPQTGDLTSGDATNDQRPTLKGTGHPGDVIELFDGTTSLGTTQVQEDGSWSMDPNQDLSEGPHSLTAVATNAVGNHSAPSNGFDLDIDLTAPAQPAISTLIDDQGDLVGDVARGGLTDDTQPEIHGTADANTLVNVYDNGVLIGSARADVNGDWSMTPQQPLTGPDHALTAEAVDAAGNVSSPSDEYDFSLAEGGDVIAQPPAITGGFDDVEPKTGDLASGDATNDQRPTLKGTGHAGDVIELFDGTTSLGTTQVQPDGTWSMDPNQDLSEGPHSLTAVATNAAGNHSAPSNGFDLNVDLTAPVIPGNDGIGDVRDDVGSITGSVPDGGVTDDDKPTLIGSGLEPGDTVTVRDGGLPIGTAIVGDDGSWTFTPEDPLDEGTHDFDIVVTDPAGNESTPSDPWTVEIDLTPPGQPTITTIVDDQGDLTGDVARGGITDDTQPEIHGTADANTLVNVYDNDVLIGSAQADANGDWSMTPQAPLSGADHVLTAKAVDKAGNVSIPSDDYNFNLIDGGAAQAPIITGGFDDVAPKTGDLVSGDDTNDQRPLLKGTGHAGDVVELFEGSESLGTTVVADDGSWSMEPNRDLTEGSHSLTAVATNAAGNHSGPSNAFDLNVDLTAPTIPGNQGIGDVIDNEGIITGSIPNGGSTDDTTPTLVGSGLQPGDTVTVRDGGEPIGTAIVKEDGSWSLIPDPALDEGTHDFTIVVTDPAGNTSEPSDPWIVEVDLTAPLQPAITAVIDDQGDLTGDIARGGITDDNLPEIHGTAEANTLINVYDNGVLIGSAQVGSDGSWRLIPDVALSGPDHLLTAKAVDAAGNVSVPSDEFGFSLIDGGAAQTPVITAGFDDTEPKTGDLASGDATNDQRPTLRGTGHAGDTIELFDGTTSVGTTQVQDDGTWSMDPNVDLSEGAHRLTAVATNAAGNHSDASNAFDLDVDLTAPTHPGADDDGIRTIIDDVGPKVGDVADGGVTDDQRPTLLGDFQDEGSTIYVYDNGSLLGTAIVGMNGDWSYTPNVDLAEGPHTFTIKVEDRAGWMSDMSDPYAITIDITPPEKPTITEVIDDQGAHTGALNPGEITDDAQPQINGTAEANSKVFIYDGATLIGSAQVDATGHWTHTPFPPLQAGAHNISVVAQDAAGLVSVPSDPFDFSVLTGGVPSAVAITTVWDDAGTTTGNVQSNGFTDDTTPTVKGTAPANTLVTVTFSGPGGATVVASATSDASGSWSVTPPALGQGRYSIIAEALDPALNPIQSGAWIVNIDTTAPLAPVITAVTDDVTGGIVGNLPNGSVTNDNRPTLSGTAEAGSVVRIYDGATLVGSITATGGNWSVTTSVLGSGPHSLTATATDAAGNISPATAARTFTVDTTPPVVTVTAVNDDVSGGIVGNLPNGSVTNDSKPTLSGTAEVGSVVRIYDGATLLGSFTTTAATWTYETPVLATGPHSLTATATDPAGNVSAATAARTLTVDTTAPNVPVIGAVTDDVAGGIVGNVPNGSVTNDNRPTLSGTAEAGSVVRIYDGATLLGSITATGGNWSYLTPVLATGPHSLTATATDAAGNVSAATAARTLTVDTTAPNAPVVDTIIDNVGPATGDIANGATTDDNTPTLNGHTEANALVKITLDGTVYSTTANASGVWTFASPTLALGPHTYSITATDAAGNTSLATTRSLNVVSPIPDGAKGTENFEYATAQQTPIVSGAKLASGLTISCSWSGYAIMTVVGQGHHAAIYASATHATRLTWGNGVHTTDVHFDLVAPTAAAAMQPTVIKVYSSTGALLTTQTVSSASRFNYEAPAGQSIGAVDLYVAGSTDAAPAQVGFDNVSWGEKASGVITTASVMGDEVSDQLLGVDSVDNAHDQQVAQHGDETAQPQHDGSAASGNAQSAQPVSNVAPAVVEQPQAPVQEAQHAGVTLTLDHAEQPIDFSAVVAAGETVSKVNMTNAQSDTLNITLEDVMTHGEANAFIADGAKQMLIQGEKGDVVNLSDLLPKGADTSDWSKANSPVSVDGVQYEVYQHGSNDAELLVQMGVQTNLNTH comes from the coding sequence ATGAGTCTTGAAAACACCAATATTGCGGTGGTAAGTAAAAATACCATTGTCAAAGCTGAAGTATTGCGCGCCGCGAAAACAGGCAGTGCGGTAAAAATAAAAGCCGTCGAAGGCGCTAAATATATCCTTGCTGAAGGTGAGAACGGCGTCGCGCCAGAAAATATCACCGTGCAGCGCGTGGGCAAAGATCTGCACGTGATGCTGGAAGGGACTGACGCAAACTCACCTCAGTTGGTTATTGAAGACTATTTCGACAAACCGGGCGAGCTGGTCGGTAAAGGTGAAGACGGCCAGTGGCATCAGTTTATTTCCACCGACGGCGACAGCCAGCACGATGCGGCTTTGCTGGTCGACGGCGAAAGTTCCCCGCTGGCGCTGGGTGCCAACACCGTTTCCGGCCTTGACGGTCTGGTGGTGGCGGAGGGCGCGATTGCCCCGGCGCTGCTGGCGCTGGGCGCGCTGGCAGCTCTTGCTGCGGCATTTGGCCTCGGCTATTTAATTGCCCATCACAACAACGATCATAATGGCACCAGCGATACGGGTGCAGGTGGCCCGATTGACGACAGCGGCGTCGTGATGCCGACCGTCAGTACGATTACCGACAATACCGGCCTGGTGACAGGCCCGCTGACCAACGGTCAGAGCACAGACGAAACCCTGCCGGTATTTACCGGTACCGGTACGCCGGGCAACACCATTGAACTGCGTGATAACGGCGTGGTGATTGGTAGCGGCGTGGTTGGGCCGGATGGTAACTGGTCCGTACAGCCAGAGGCGCCGCTGGCCGAAGGTCCGCACGAGTTCGATTTGGTGGCAAAAGATGCGGCAGGCAACGAAAGCCAGCCAACAACCCCGGTCACCATTATTGTCGATCTCTCCCCGCCAGAACCGGCGACCGAGCTGCTGCTGAACGATAACGTCGGCACGGAAACCGGTGCGATCACCGCCAACAGCATCACCGATGACACCACGCCAACCTACAGCGGTAAGGCTGAACCCGGCACGCTGGTGTTTATCACCGATAACGGCCAGACCATCGGCAGCGCGCCGGTGGATGCGGCGGGGAACTGGAGCTTTACCCCACGCGAACCGATGAGCGCGGGCGAACACAGCTTCTCCACCATTGTGCAGGACGCAGCGGGCAACCAGAGTCAGCCAACGCCGCCGTTAACCTTTGTTATCGATCCGAACGGCCTGAGCGCCACCATCGATTATGTGATTGATGACACCAACGCCACGCCAGAGAACCTGACCAGCGGCAGCCTGACTAAAGATAATACGCCGACCCTGTTCGGCCACGGCACCGTGCGTTCTGTGGTGTATATCTATGAAGAAGGAAATACCACGCCAATTGGTAGCGCCCGCGTGCTGGGTAACGGCACCTGGACCTTCCCGACCGGCGTCTTGCCAGATGGTCCGCATACCTTTATCGCGATCCCGCGCGATGCCAGCGGTACGCCAGGCAATCAGAGCGCCGAGTTTGACCTGAATATCGATACCACGGCACCGACCCGTCCGGGCCTGAACAATGACGGTATTGAAAGCGTCTGGGATGACGTCGGCCTGATCCAGGGCCCGATCGCTAACGGCGGTTCTACCGATGACACCACGCCAACGCTGAAGGGCAGCCATCTGACGCCGGGCGATACCGTCTATGTCTATGATGGTGCCAACCTGATTGGTACCGAAATCGTCAATGAAAACGGCGGCTGGTCACATACGCCATCGCCGGCACTGAACCCTGGCGATCATAACTTCTCTATTGTGGTCGGCGACCCGGCAGGCAACCTGTCTGAGCACTCAGACCCGTGGCTGGTGCATATCGATACCACGCCGCCATCGGTGCCGGTGATTACCGAAGTGATTGACGATGTTGGCGCCGCCACCGGCGCCATCACCCCGGGCGGCACCACCGACGATGCATGGCCAACCGTGCACGGTACCGCCGATGCCAATACCCTGGTGATGATTTACGATCGCCTGAATAACGGTTCACGCGTATTGTTAGGCAGCACCACGGCCGATGCCCTGGGTAACTGGGAATTCACCCCGGAAATGCAACTGAGCAACGGCCATCACAGCCTGTCTGTGGTTGGGCTGGATGACGTGCGCAACACCAGCGTAGAATCGCCACTGTTTGATTTCGATCTGGTGACCGGCGGTATTCCTTCTGCCCCAGCCATCACCAGCGCGTTTGATGATATTGGTGCGGTGACCGGTACGCTGCAAAGCGGCGATTCCACCGACGATACTCTGCCAACCCTGAACGGTACGGCGCCCGCTAACAGCCTGGTGACCTTGTTCGTTGATCAAAAAGCGGTTGCTTCCTTTACCGCAGGCGCTGATGGTCACTGGAGCTGGACGCTAGGCACCGCGCTGTCTAAAGGCCCGCATAACTTTACCGCCACGGCGACCGATGCCAACGGTAAAGTGAGCCAGCCAACGGCTGAGTTCGCGCTGAACATTGACACCACTGCGCCAGAGGCGGCTGATAATCTGCACCTGTCTGACAATATTGGCCCGGTACAGGGTGAGATTGTCGACGGCAGCACCACCGATGACAGCACGCCAACCTTCAGCGGCAGCGCTGAACCTGGCGCGACGGTGATCATCCGTGATAACGGCAAGGTCATTGGTTCAGAAACCGTGCAGCCAGACGGCAGCTGGTCATTTACCCCGAAAGATCCGCTGGCCGATGGCCACCACGAATTCTCTACCATCGTGCAGGATCCGGTCGGTAATCAGAGCGGCGAAAGCGCACCGATTGGTTTCGATGTTGATACCAGCAATGTGTTTATCTCCATCGACTACGCGATTGATGATGCCGGTTCCATTACGCAGAATCTGAGCAGCGGCGATGCGACCGACGATGCCACGCCAACGCTGGTCGGTAAAGCGAAGGCGAATGCCATCGTGACGGTTTACGACGGCACCACGCTGCTGGGCAGCGCGCAGGCCAATGCCGAAGGTAAATGGAGCTTCCCAAGCCCAACGCTGACGGAAGGTCTGCACCACATCACCGCCACCGCGACGGATGCCATGGGCACCTCAGCGACCTCTTCTCAGTTTGACCTGAATATCGATTTGACCGCGCCCGAAGTGGGCAGCGGTATTGGCGATATCTGGGATAACGTCGGTCCGGTACAGGGTCTGGTACCGTCCAACGGTGCCACCGATGACACCACGCCAACCCTGCGCGGCAGCGGTCAGGAGCCGGGTGACACCATCACCGTGCGCGATGGCGGCGACGTGCTGGGCACCACCGTGGTGAAGGACGATGGTACCTGGGACTTTACGCCGGAATCCCCTCTGGCGGATGGCACCCATGATTTCACCATTATCGTCACCGATCCGGTCGGCAATGTTTCTGCACCTTCCGATCCGTACATTATTGATATTGATACCGATGTGCCGGTTAAGCCGGTTATCGTCACGGTTATTGATGACCAGGGGTCGTTAACCGGTCCGATCGCCGCAGGCGGCATCACCGACGACTCACGCCCAACCATTACCGGTACGGCGTCGGCCGGCACCGTGGTCAGCGTGTATGACAATAATCAGCTGATTGGCACCGTCACCGCAGGTACCGACGGTAGCTGGTCACTGACGCCAGAATTCCCACTGCCTTACGGCCCGCACGAACTGCATGCGGTCGCAAGCGATGCCGTGGGCAACGTCAGCCTGCCTTCCGATCCGTTCGACTTCGACCTGATCACCGGCGGAATCCCATCCGCGCCATCCATCATCGGTGCAGTGGATGATGTCGGTAGCGTTACCGGCATGCTGAGCAGCAACGGCGTCACCGACGATGTGCGCCCTGAGCTGGTGGGTAACGCCCCGGCAAACAGCCAGGTGACGATCACCGTCGATGGTGAAGTGAAAGGTGTGGTCACCGCCGATGCCCAGGGCCAGTGGCACTGGACGCCAGACGCCGATCTGAGCGAAGGCCCACATAAATTCTCCGTGGTAGCCACTGACGCAGCGGGTAACGTCAGCGCGCCGTCGGGTGACTTCAACCTGGAGATCGACCTGACCGCACCGGATGCAGCCCAGGCCGAACTGACCGACGACGTCGGCGCAGTGACCGGGGTGATTGCCGATGGCAGCATCACCGATGACAGCACGCCAACCTTTACCGGCACCGCAGAACCGGGCAGCACGGTGATTATTCGCGACGGCGACCAGGTGATTGGCAGCGAAAAAGCCGATGCGAATGGCGACTGGTCGTTTACGCCGAAGGACCCACTGGCAGAGGGCCCGCATGAATTCAGCACCGTGGTGCAGGATCCAGCCGGTAACCTCAGCGCCCCAAGCGACCCGATTCACTTTGTGGTGGATACGTCTGCCGTGGTGGTCAGCATTGACTACGCCGTGGATGATGCGGGCAGCGTGACCGGCAACCTGGCAACCGGTGCCGTTACCGATGACACCACGCCAACCCTGTTCGGTAAGGCCACGCCGAATGGGCTGGTGATGATTTCTGACAACGGTGTAGTGATTGGCTCTGCGACAGCTGACGCCTTCGGTGACTGGCATTACCTGCCCGACCCGGTGCTGGCTGAAGGCCCGCACAGCTTCTCGGCTTCCGTGACCAACGGCGCAGGCAACACCGCGACCACCGCACCGTTTAAGCTCGATGTTGACCTGACTGCGCCGGTGATCCCGGGCAACGACGGCATTGGCGACGTGCGCGATGACGTGGGCAGCATCACCGGCAGCGTGCCGGATGGCGGCGTCACCGACGACAGCACCCCGACCCTGGTGGGTAGCGGCCTGCAACCGGGTGATACTGTCACTATTCGTGATGGTGGCCAGCCAATTGGTACGGCCATCGTGGGCGAAGACGGCTCGTGGCACCACACCCCGAACCCACCGCTGGATGAAGGCACGCACGATTTCGACATTATCGTTACCGACCCGGCAGGCAACGAGTCAGCACCGTCTGACCCGTGGACCATCATTGTTGATGTGACTCCACCTGCCGTACCTGTGATTAGCACCATCATTGACGATCAGGGCGACCTGACCGGTGACGTGGCGCGCGGCGGTGTCACCGATGACACCCAGCCGGAAATTCACGGTACGGCGGATGCCAACACCCTGGTCAATGTCTACGACAACGGCGTGCTGATTGGCAGCGCCCAGGCGGACGCCAACGGCGACTGGTTAATGACGCCATTGGTGCCGCTGACCGGTACTGACCACGCGCTGACCGCCAAAGCGGTTGATGCCGCAGGTAACATCAGCCAGCCTTCCGACAAGTATGACTTCTCGCTGGCTGAAGGTGGGGACGTTATTGCCCAACCTCCGGTTATTACCGGCGGATTCGATGACGTGGCACCACAGACCGGCGACCTGACAAGCGGCGACGCCACCAATGACCAGCGTCCGACCCTGAAAGGCACCGGCCATCCGGGTGACGTGATTGAACTGTTTGACGGCACCACCTCGCTGGGCACCACCCAGGTGCAGGAGGACGGCAGCTGGAGCATGGATCCAAATCAGGATCTGAGCGAAGGCCCACACAGCCTGACCGCAGTGGCCACCAATGCCGTGGGCAACCACAGTGCCCCAAGCAACGGTTTCGATCTGGATATCGACCTGACGGCACCGGCACAACCGGCTATCAGCACCCTCATTGACGATCAGGGCGACCTGGTGGGCGATGTGGCGCGCGGCGGTTTGACCGATGATACCCAGCCGGAAATTCACGGTACGGCGGATGCCAACACCCTGGTTAACGTCTACGACAACGGCGTGCTGATCGGTAGCGCACGGGCCGATGTGAATGGCGACTGGTCAATGACGCCACAGCAGCCGCTTACCGGGCCTGACCATGCGCTGACGGCGGAAGCGGTCGATGCGGCAGGTAACGTCAGCTCGCCTTCGGACGAGTATGACTTCTCGCTGGCGGAAGGCGGTGATGTGATTGCGCAACCTCCGGCGATCACCGGCGGCTTTGACGACGTCGAACCAAAAACTGGCGATCTGGCCAGCGGCGACGCCACCAATGACCAGCGTCCGACGCTGAAAGGGACCGGCCACGCGGGTGACGTGATTGAACTGTTCGACGGCACAACATCACTGGGCACCACCCAGGTTCAGCCGGACGGAACCTGGAGCATGGATCCAAACCAGGATCTGAGCGAAGGTCCGCACAGCCTGACGGCCGTGGCGACGAACGCAGCGGGTAACCACAGTGCGCCAAGCAACGGTTTCGATTTGAACGTTGACCTGACCGCGCCGGTGATCCCGGGCAATGACGGCATTGGCGACGTGCGCGATGACGTCGGCAGCATCACCGGCAGCGTGCCGGACGGCGGCGTGACGGACGATGATAAACCGACGTTGATTGGTAGCGGCCTGGAGCCGGGCGATACCGTTACCGTGCGCGACGGCGGTCTGCCAATTGGTACCGCGATTGTTGGCGATGACGGTTCCTGGACCTTCACGCCTGAAGATCCCCTGGATGAGGGTACGCACGACTTCGACATCGTGGTTACCGATCCGGCGGGCAATGAGTCGACGCCATCCGATCCGTGGACCGTGGAAATCGATCTGACCCCGCCGGGCCAGCCGACCATCACCACCATCGTTGACGATCAGGGCGACCTGACCGGTGACGTGGCGCGCGGCGGCATCACCGATGACACCCAGCCGGAAATTCACGGTACGGCGGATGCCAACACCCTGGTCAATGTCTACGATAACGACGTGCTGATTGGTAGCGCGCAGGCAGACGCCAACGGTGACTGGTCGATGACGCCACAGGCGCCGCTGAGCGGGGCTGACCATGTACTGACTGCCAAAGCGGTGGATAAAGCCGGTAACGTCAGCATTCCGTCTGATGACTACAACTTTAACCTGATTGACGGCGGCGCAGCGCAGGCCCCAATCATCACCGGCGGCTTCGATGATGTTGCACCGAAAACCGGCGATCTGGTCAGCGGCGATGATACTAACGATCAGCGTCCGCTGTTGAAAGGAACCGGTCATGCGGGCGATGTAGTCGAACTGTTCGAAGGCAGCGAATCGCTGGGCACCACCGTTGTGGCCGATGACGGCAGCTGGAGCATGGAGCCAAACCGCGATCTGACCGAGGGTTCACACAGTCTGACGGCGGTAGCGACTAACGCAGCGGGCAACCACAGTGGCCCGAGCAACGCGTTTGACCTGAATGTTGATCTGACTGCACCAACCATTCCGGGCAACCAGGGTATCGGCGACGTCATTGACAACGAAGGCATTATCACCGGCAGCATACCGAACGGCGGCAGCACCGATGACACCACGCCAACGCTGGTCGGCTCTGGTCTGCAGCCTGGCGATACGGTCACCGTGCGCGACGGCGGTGAACCGATTGGTACAGCCATTGTTAAAGAGGACGGTTCCTGGAGCCTGATTCCGGACCCGGCGCTGGATGAAGGTACCCATGACTTCACCATCGTGGTGACCGACCCGGCGGGTAATACTTCCGAACCTTCCGATCCGTGGATTGTGGAAGTGGATCTGACCGCACCGCTTCAGCCAGCCATCACCGCAGTGATTGACGATCAGGGCGACCTGACCGGTGATATTGCCCGTGGCGGCATCACCGACGACAATCTGCCGGAAATTCACGGTACCGCCGAGGCGAATACTCTGATCAATGTCTACGACAACGGCGTACTGATCGGCAGCGCGCAGGTCGGTTCTGACGGCAGCTGGCGCCTGATCCCGGATGTAGCCCTGAGCGGTCCTGACCATCTGTTGACGGCGAAAGCAGTTGATGCAGCAGGTAACGTCAGCGTCCCTTCCGACGAATTTGGCTTCAGCCTGATTGACGGCGGCGCAGCGCAGACGCCGGTGATTACCGCTGGCTTTGACGATACCGAACCAAAAACCGGTGACCTGGCAAGCGGCGACGCGACTAACGACCAGCGTCCAACGTTGCGGGGTACCGGCCATGCGGGTGACACCATTGAACTGTTTGATGGCACCACTTCCGTGGGAACCACCCAGGTCCAGGACGACGGCACATGGAGCATGGATCCGAACGTCGATCTGAGCGAGGGCGCACACCGCCTGACGGCCGTGGCGACCAATGCAGCCGGTAATCACAGTGATGCCAGCAACGCATTCGATCTCGACGTTGACCTGACGGCACCGACCCATCCGGGCGCAGACGATGACGGTATCCGTACCATCATTGACGACGTCGGTCCTAAAGTGGGTGACGTGGCCGATGGCGGCGTGACTGACGATCAGCGGCCAACGCTGCTGGGGGATTTCCAGGACGAAGGCAGCACCATTTACGTCTACGACAACGGTAGCCTGCTGGGAACCGCCATCGTTGGAATGAACGGCGACTGGTCCTATACGCCGAATGTTGACCTGGCGGAAGGTCCGCACACCTTCACCATTAAAGTGGAAGACCGTGCGGGCTGGATGTCGGATATGTCAGATCCGTATGCCATCACCATCGATATTACGCCGCCGGAAAAACCGACCATCACCGAGGTGATTGACGATCAGGGCGCCCATACCGGTGCGCTGAATCCTGGCGAAATTACCGATGATGCGCAGCCGCAGATCAACGGTACGGCGGAAGCGAACAGCAAAGTATTCATCTACGATGGCGCCACGCTGATTGGTTCTGCACAGGTTGATGCCACGGGTCACTGGACGCACACGCCATTCCCACCGCTGCAGGCAGGCGCACACAACATCAGCGTGGTGGCGCAGGATGCCGCCGGACTGGTCAGCGTGCCGTCAGATCCGTTTGACTTCAGCGTACTGACCGGCGGTGTGCCAAGTGCGGTAGCCATTACGACCGTCTGGGACGATGCCGGCACCACTACCGGTAACGTGCAGAGCAACGGCTTTACCGATGACACCACACCAACCGTTAAAGGGACCGCGCCAGCCAATACGCTGGTTACCGTGACCTTCAGTGGACCGGGTGGCGCCACGGTGGTTGCCTCAGCAACGTCCGATGCATCAGGTAGCTGGAGCGTAACGCCACCAGCATTAGGCCAGGGCCGCTACAGCATCATCGCCGAAGCGCTGGACCCGGCACTGAACCCGATTCAGTCCGGTGCGTGGATCGTGAATATCGATACCACTGCACCACTGGCACCGGTGATTACCGCGGTGACAGATGATGTGACCGGGGGGATTGTCGGCAATCTGCCAAACGGCAGCGTCACCAATGACAACCGCCCAACCCTGAGTGGCACGGCAGAAGCGGGCAGCGTAGTGCGCATTTATGACGGCGCCACCCTGGTGGGCAGCATCACCGCCACCGGCGGCAACTGGAGCGTGACGACCTCGGTGCTGGGATCCGGTCCGCACAGCCTGACGGCCACGGCAACCGATGCAGCGGGCAACATCTCGCCTGCAACGGCGGCACGGACCTTCACGGTCGATACCACGCCACCGGTTGTTACCGTCACTGCGGTTAACGATGACGTCAGCGGCGGAATTGTTGGCAACTTGCCAAACGGCAGCGTGACTAACGATTCTAAACCGACGCTCAGCGGAACGGCAGAAGTGGGTAGCGTGGTGCGCATCTATGACGGTGCAACCCTGCTGGGCAGCTTCACCACCACGGCAGCCACCTGGACCTATGAAACCCCGGTTCTGGCCACCGGACCGCACAGCCTGACGGCGACGGCGACCGATCCAGCAGGTAACGTGTCGGCGGCAACGGCGGCGCGCACCCTCACGGTAGATACCACCGCACCGAACGTGCCGGTGATCGGCGCGGTAACCGATGATGTGGCGGGCGGTATTGTGGGCAACGTGCCAAACGGCAGCGTGACCAACGACAACCGTCCAACCCTGAGCGGGACCGCAGAAGCGGGCAGCGTGGTGCGCATCTATGACGGCGCAACCCTGCTGGGCAGCATCACCGCCACCGGCGGCAACTGGAGCTACCTGACGCCTGTACTGGCAACCGGGCCGCACAGCCTGACCGCCACGGCCACCGATGCGGCGGGTAACGTCTCTGCGGCCACCGCCGCACGGACCCTTACCGTGGACACCACGGCGCCGAATGCGCCGGTGGTGGATACCATCATTGACAATGTTGGCCCGGCAACGGGTGATATTGCCAACGGGGCGACCACCGATGACAACACGCCGACGCTGAACGGTCATACCGAAGCCAATGCGCTGGTGAAAATCACGCTGGACGGTACGGTTTACTCCACCACGGCTAACGCCAGCGGCGTGTGGACCTTCGCATCGCCAACCCTGGCGCTGGGGCCACATACCTACAGCATCACGGCGACCGATGCGGCGGGCAACACCAGTCTGGCCACCACGCGTTCGCTGAACGTGGTCAGCCCAATCCCGGACGGCGCGAAAGGCACGGAGAACTTCGAGTACGCCACCGCGCAGCAGACGCCGATCGTCTCCGGAGCCAAACTGGCTTCCGGTCTGACCATCAGCTGTAGCTGGTCGGGTTACGCCATCATGACGGTGGTCGGCCAGGGGCATCACGCGGCGATTTACGCCAGTGCCACCCATGCCACCCGCCTGACCTGGGGTAATGGCGTACACACCACCGACGTGCACTTCGACCTGGTGGCACCAACGGCAGCGGCGGCGATGCAGCCGACGGTGATCAAGGTGTACAGCTCGACGGGTGCGCTGTTGACAACGCAGACCGTCAGCTCGGCCAGCCGCTTCAACTATGAAGCACCGGCCGGCCAGTCGATTGGGGCGGTAGACCTGTATGTTGCCGGTTCCACCGATGCGGCACCTGCGCAGGTTGGCTTCGACAACGTCTCCTGGGGCGAGAAAGCATCCGGGGTGATCACCACCGCCAGCGTTATGGGCGATGAGGTCAGCGATCAACTATTGGGCGTGGATTCTGTCGACAATGCGCACGATCAGCAGGTCGCGCAGCATGGCGATGAAACCGCGCAGCCACAGCACGACGGTTCAGCCGCTAGCGGCAACGCGCAATCTGCTCAGCCTGTCAGCAATGTTGCGCCGGCGGTGGTTGAGCAGCCGCAGGCACCGGTACAGGAGGCGCAGCATGCAGGCGTTACCCTGACGCTGGATCATGCGGAACAGCCGATTGACTTCAGCGCCGTGGTGGCAGCAGGGGAAACGGTCAGCAAGGTCAATATGACCAATGCGCAGTCCGATACCCTGAACATCACGCTGGAAGATGTGATGACCCATGGAGAAGCCAATGCTTTCATCGCCGATGGCGCGAAGCAGATGCTGATTCAGGGTGAAAAAGGCGACGTAGTGAACCTGTCGGATCTGTTGCCGAAAGGGGCAGATACCAGCGACTGGAGCAAGGCGAACAGCCCTGTCAGCGTCGATGGCGTTCAGTACGAGGTTTATCAGCACGGCAGCAATGATGCCGAACTGCTGGTGCAGATGGGCGTTCAGACCAACCTGAACACCCATTAA